A single region of the Halopiger xanaduensis SH-6 genome encodes:
- a CDS encoding phosphoribosylaminoimidazolesuccinocarboxamide synthase, translating into MTSVKEFRIEEDATADSLGRGSFVFTDDYSVFDWGKMPDQIPEKGASLCTMGAYNFELLESEGVPTHYRGVVEHGADNGENGEVVSLEEASSPPWEMAIDLTQVPDLPNEGREYDYDSYHEAAGENYLIPLEIVFRNRVPVGSSLRRRTEPADHGLDFESWPDEPVDLAEPIVEFSTKYEEGDRYLEREEADYIAGTADVDALEDVALEVNRIVTEQAESAGLDHQDGKIECLYYQGEIRVADVVGTFDENRFSYEGTQLSKEVLRQYHKRTQPEWVQAVEQAKAEAKREDVADWKSLCDVDPEPLADEVVETARDMYCAGANAYTGRELFDAPPLSSAIGAVRRL; encoded by the coding sequence GTGACCAGCGTCAAAGAATTCCGCATCGAGGAGGACGCGACGGCCGACTCGCTCGGCCGCGGCTCGTTCGTCTTCACCGACGACTACTCGGTGTTCGACTGGGGCAAGATGCCCGACCAGATTCCGGAGAAGGGCGCCAGCCTCTGTACGATGGGCGCGTACAACTTCGAACTGCTCGAGTCCGAAGGCGTGCCGACCCACTACCGCGGCGTCGTCGAACACGGCGCCGACAACGGCGAGAACGGCGAGGTCGTTTCCCTCGAGGAGGCCTCGAGCCCGCCCTGGGAGATGGCGATCGACCTCACGCAGGTGCCGGACCTGCCCAACGAGGGCCGGGAGTACGACTACGACAGCTACCACGAAGCGGCCGGCGAGAACTACCTGATCCCCCTCGAGATCGTCTTCCGGAACCGCGTGCCGGTCGGCTCGAGTCTGCGTCGCCGCACCGAACCCGCCGATCACGGCCTCGACTTCGAGTCGTGGCCCGACGAGCCCGTCGACCTCGCGGAGCCGATCGTCGAGTTCTCCACGAAGTACGAGGAGGGCGACCGCTACCTCGAGCGCGAGGAAGCCGACTACATCGCGGGGACGGCCGACGTCGACGCCCTCGAGGACGTAGCGCTCGAGGTCAACCGGATCGTCACCGAGCAGGCCGAGTCGGCGGGACTCGACCATCAGGACGGCAAGATCGAGTGTCTGTACTACCAGGGGGAAATCCGCGTCGCGGACGTCGTCGGCACCTTCGACGAGAACCGCTTCAGCTACGAGGGCACCCAGCTCTCGAAGGAGGTACTGCGGCAGTACCACAAGCGGACCCAGCCCGAGTGGGTCCAGGCCGTCGAGCAGGCGAAAGCCGAGGCCAAGCGGGAGGACGTCGCCGACTGGAAGTCGCTGTGTGACGTCGATCCGGAGCCGCTCGCAGACGAGGTCGTCGAGACTGCCCGCGACATGTACTGCGCCGGGGCCAACGCCTACACCGGCCGGGAGTTGTTCGACGCGCCGCCGCTCTCGAGTGCGATCGGTGCGGTTCGACGGCTGTAA
- a CDS encoding archaeosine biosynthesis radical SAM protein RaSEA, with product MSQPTPEVYEQGKGMDAHNQVMREIRSRKEASYDPHEPTRVWLDEDNTPDGVKRSLTIILNTGGCRWARAGGCTMCGYVAESVDGGSVSHEALMDQIEVCLEHEEENADEPAGLIKIYTSGSFLDEREVGAETRRAIADTFGDRDRIVVESLPDFVDREKIADFTQHGLDTDVAIGLETATDRVRHDCVNKYFDFADFEDACAEAAAANEDAADAEAGIKAYLLMKPPFLTESEAVEDMISSIERCADVEGCHTVSMNPCNVQRYTMVDELYFNDGYRPPWLWSVAHVLEETADVDAIVVSDPVGHGSDRGPHNCTECDDLVQKAIKDFDLRQDPSVFEQVSCECELTWETVMERERSFNQPLTR from the coding sequence ATGAGTCAACCCACGCCCGAGGTCTACGAGCAGGGCAAGGGCATGGACGCCCACAACCAAGTGATGCGCGAGATCCGCTCGCGCAAGGAGGCCAGCTACGATCCCCACGAGCCGACCCGGGTCTGGCTCGACGAGGACAACACGCCCGACGGCGTCAAGCGGAGCCTGACGATCATCCTCAACACCGGCGGCTGCCGCTGGGCGCGCGCCGGCGGCTGCACCATGTGCGGCTACGTCGCCGAGAGCGTCGACGGCGGTTCCGTCTCCCACGAGGCCCTGATGGACCAGATCGAGGTCTGCCTCGAGCACGAGGAAGAAAACGCCGACGAGCCCGCCGGTCTCATCAAGATCTACACCTCCGGCTCCTTCCTCGACGAGCGCGAGGTCGGCGCCGAGACCCGGCGGGCCATCGCCGACACCTTCGGCGACCGCGACCGCATCGTCGTCGAGTCCCTGCCCGACTTCGTCGACCGCGAGAAGATCGCCGACTTCACCCAGCACGGGCTCGACACCGACGTCGCGATCGGCCTCGAGACGGCGACCGACCGCGTGCGCCACGACTGCGTGAACAAGTACTTCGACTTCGCGGACTTCGAGGACGCCTGCGCCGAGGCCGCAGCCGCAAACGAGGACGCCGCCGACGCCGAGGCCGGTATCAAGGCCTATCTCCTGATGAAGCCACCCTTCCTCACGGAATCCGAAGCGGTCGAGGACATGATCTCCTCGATCGAGCGCTGCGCCGACGTCGAGGGCTGTCACACCGTCTCGATGAACCCCTGTAACGTCCAGCGCTACACGATGGTCGACGAACTCTACTTCAACGACGGCTACCGGCCGCCGTGGCTCTGGTCGGTCGCCCACGTCTTAGAGGAGACCGCGGACGTCGACGCCATCGTCGTCTCGGACCCCGTCGGCCACGGCTCCGACCGCGGCCCGCACAACTGCACGGAATGCGACGACCTCGTCCAGAAGGCGATCAAGGACTTCGACCTCCGTCAGGATCCGTCGGTCTTCGAGCAGGTCTCCTGCGAGTGCGAACTGACCTGGGAGACCGTCATGGAGCGCGAGCGGAGCTTCAATCAGCCGCTGACGCGGTAG
- a CDS encoding formyltetrahydrofolate deformylase: protein MTTDLTEITVIGEDDTGLIANVTSLLFERGINIEDLDQAVRDGVFRMYLAVDTSEMVCTEETLRADLHDLGDDLGLDVKVRFPADRENQQIAVLVTKESHCLEALFEAWANDELGADIGVVIGNHDDLQPLAEQYDVPFHDIGDEKGRQNEDELIDLLEEYDADLIVLARYMRILSPNVVFRYEDRIINVHPSLLPAFPGAEAYRQALDEGVRVAGVTAHYVTTDLDQGPIITQRAFDVPDDADLDEMKRRGQPLEADALLEAVRLHLNGDVSVHRGRTSVRENGDRYQLGLPAEIDDVTPDRPVDGIGSAIAEDQ from the coding sequence TTGACGACTGACCTGACCGAAATCACGGTGATCGGAGAGGACGACACCGGACTGATCGCCAACGTGACGAGCCTCCTGTTCGAGCGCGGAATCAACATCGAGGACCTCGACCAGGCGGTTCGCGACGGCGTCTTCCGGATGTACCTCGCCGTCGACACCTCGGAGATGGTCTGTACGGAGGAAACCCTCCGAGCGGACCTGCACGACCTCGGGGACGACCTCGGCCTCGACGTCAAAGTGCGGTTCCCCGCCGACCGCGAGAACCAGCAGATCGCCGTCCTCGTCACCAAGGAGAGCCACTGCCTCGAGGCGCTGTTCGAGGCGTGGGCCAACGACGAACTCGGCGCCGACATCGGCGTGGTGATCGGCAACCACGACGACCTCCAGCCCCTGGCCGAACAGTACGACGTTCCGTTCCACGACATCGGCGACGAGAAGGGCCGGCAGAACGAGGACGAACTCATCGACCTCCTCGAGGAGTACGACGCGGACCTGATCGTGCTCGCCCGCTACATGCGGATCCTGAGCCCGAACGTCGTCTTCCGCTACGAGGACCGGATCATCAACGTCCACCCCTCGCTGCTGCCCGCGTTCCCTGGCGCCGAGGCCTACCGACAGGCGCTCGACGAGGGCGTCCGCGTCGCCGGCGTCACCGCCCACTACGTGACGACCGACCTCGATCAGGGGCCGATCATTACCCAGCGCGCGTTCGACGTCCCCGACGACGCCGATCTGGACGAGATGAAGCGCCGCGGCCAGCCGCTCGAGGCCGACGCCCTGCTCGAGGCGGTACGGCTGCACCTGAACGGCGACGTCTCGGTCCACCGCGGCCGAACGTCCGTTCGGGAGAACGGCGACCGGTACCAGCTCGGACTGCCCGCGGAGATCGACGACGTGACGCCGGATCGGCCGGTCGACGGCATCGGCAGCGCGATCGCCGAGGATCAGTAA
- the purQ gene encoding phosphoribosylformylglycinamidine synthase I, translating to MTVAIIRFGGSNCDRDAARALEHLGIDAEIVWHEDGLPEDTTGIVLPGGFSYGDYLRAGAMAARSPIVAEVREAASEGVPVLGVCNGAQIGCESGLTEGAFTTNESARFQCEHVYLRVERDDTPWTAAYEEGEVIEVPIAHGEGRYEIRDERLDELEEEDRILFRYCDENGETGPEVNPNGSKHNVAGVLGDRDTVAVLMPHPERATLPDVGPTDGQGVLRGFETGIDA from the coding sequence ATGACGGTTGCAATTATCAGATTCGGCGGCTCGAACTGCGACCGCGACGCCGCGCGCGCCCTCGAGCACCTCGGCATCGACGCCGAGATCGTCTGGCACGAGGACGGTCTCCCCGAGGATACCACCGGTATCGTCCTCCCGGGCGGGTTCTCCTACGGGGACTACCTGCGGGCCGGCGCGATGGCCGCTCGCTCCCCGATCGTGGCGGAGGTTCGCGAGGCCGCGAGCGAGGGCGTCCCCGTCCTCGGCGTCTGCAACGGCGCCCAGATCGGCTGCGAATCCGGTCTGACGGAGGGCGCCTTCACGACCAACGAGAGCGCGCGCTTCCAGTGCGAACACGTCTACCTGCGGGTCGAGCGCGACGACACGCCCTGGACCGCCGCCTACGAGGAGGGCGAGGTCATCGAGGTCCCGATCGCCCACGGCGAGGGCCGCTACGAGATCCGCGACGAGCGACTCGACGAACTCGAGGAAGAGGACCGGATCCTCTTTCGCTACTGCGACGAGAACGGCGAGACCGGACCGGAGGTCAATCCGAACGGCTCGAAACACAACGTCGCGGGCGTGCTCGGCGACCGCGACACCGTCGCGGTGTTGATGCCCCACCCCGAACGCGCGACGCTGCCCGACGTCGGCCCGACCGACGGACAGGGCGTCCTCCGGGGCTTCGAGACCGGCATCGACGCCTAG
- a CDS encoding SPW repeat domain-containing protein: protein MSFTASAIAASIVAFSLTSAIAAVASGMLTLFVLIIVGFTVLSQGSDDWGPAQPAQSSAAGSSRQHKTGKSNDKQNRTGLLDRISVTGVTNRDGTIVLAERAAGLTAAIGAFVMASTAVFTITEWMGIHNVLIGATMAVLASIHALRISQDKPIIVLAGVLALLGAWTAAAPFVLGVSRPLVMQINGVAGVLIAILSLGSAYGILQTSRSSQTSGATGA from the coding sequence ATGAGTTTCACCGCCAGCGCAATCGCAGCGAGTATCGTCGCGTTCAGCCTCACCAGCGCGATCGCGGCCGTCGCGAGCGGGATGCTGACGCTGTTCGTCCTCATCATCGTCGGGTTCACCGTCCTCTCGCAGGGTTCGGACGATTGGGGCCCCGCACAGCCCGCGCAGTCCTCGGCCGCCGGCTCCTCGAGACAGCACAAAACTGGTAAATCTAATGACAAGCAAAACCGGACGGGTCTCCTCGATCGAATCAGTGTTACGGGCGTGACCAACCGCGACGGCACGATAGTACTGGCAGAACGGGCGGCGGGACTCACGGCGGCCATCGGCGCGTTCGTCATGGCTTCGACGGCAGTGTTCACCATCACCGAGTGGATGGGGATCCACAACGTGCTGATCGGGGCGACGATGGCCGTACTCGCGTCGATCCACGCGCTGCGAATCAGTCAGGATAAGCCGATCATCGTTCTCGCCGGCGTGCTGGCGCTGCTCGGCGCGTGGACGGCCGCGGCGCCGTTCGTCCTCGGGGTTAGTCGGCCCCTCGTGATGCAGATCAACGGCGTCGCCGGCGTCCTCATCGCGATCCTGTCTCTCGGCAGCGCGTACGGGATTTTGCAGACGTCACGATCGAGCCAGACGTCGGGCGCGACGGGCGCGTAA
- a CDS encoding PAS domain S-box protein, which produces MAPTIRAVYADADPSDEVVAVLRDAGIEPDVVGTAADCLAALSSADCVVIGGPLPDGSPATLCTRIRAQCGDVPIVVAPTAADGSEELAGNVIAAGADGYVPRSQGVAMLATRLHDLLQAQSRSSSADDDIETASEPPSPDAAAERREPTPTDADRNRIAALEALQETTHELLRAESAAEIAAIVTAATEHVVDDPLAALYLRTDDDGHIATGDRTASERLEPVGTTPRLEAVADDVRRVGPGDGLLWRAYTAAEPTVVADITPDHTPHPIADATGTVALQPLGEHGLLAVGSGPETDLDAVAVHLLGVLAATAEAALDRAVRERELERTEAIVETVGDGVYSLDSAGRFVTVNDAMTEVTGYERVDLVGAHISTILTDESAERRRKRIRALSSAGRVDNHERDGEAIAAYEVTLETRDGRRVPCEINAALTGPDGDLEGTVGIVRDISDRKRMQHELVAHEAKIANLHEVASRLDDCETREEIYALTLEAAEEVLHFDACVVDVAEGESLVKKAISSEIDEEYARTMSIDEGIAGKTYQTGQTYRIADVAASEDAAPESDEFRSALSVPIGETGVFQAVSTDPDAFDAEDAELAELLLSHVADALDRFDFEAEIRAERDRFAALFENVPDAAVIAHHTESGEPIVEAVNPAFEHLFGYEADNLVGEPLDERIVPPDRSAAAMAINRRSNRGSVVETEGKRRTADGLRDFMIRVVPVTTDASAGGDDEGDNDEASVERTVGLYTDITDRKRQQQQLEILNRVLRHDLRNGMNIIDGCAEELADRLADDGTEAAEYATIIRERADDLLGLAEKTRAVERTLERDEAIHKPVDLVSVLQQVTDRLECTYASNEGKPAALTVELADSVPEQCFVRGTDYLETAIFQVLENAVEHNDSAAPTIEIRLSDASAGDGSGGENGGPDEMVTLSIADDGPGIPDEERALLQEDREITQLRHASGLGLWLVNWVVSQSGGQLAFRANQPRGTVVDIRLPRVDSESARVGTDESASGD; this is translated from the coding sequence ATGGCCCCCACGATCCGTGCCGTCTACGCCGACGCCGATCCGTCGGATGAGGTCGTCGCCGTCCTGCGAGACGCCGGGATCGAACCCGACGTCGTCGGGACGGCCGCCGACTGTCTGGCGGCCCTCTCGAGTGCCGACTGCGTCGTGATCGGCGGACCGCTCCCCGACGGCTCACCCGCCACTCTCTGCACGCGGATCAGAGCGCAGTGCGGGGACGTCCCGATCGTCGTGGCGCCGACGGCGGCCGACGGCAGCGAGGAACTCGCGGGCAACGTGATCGCCGCGGGTGCGGACGGCTACGTGCCCCGATCGCAGGGCGTCGCGATGCTCGCCACGCGGCTGCACGATCTGCTGCAGGCGCAGTCCCGCTCGTCGTCGGCCGACGACGATATCGAGACCGCGTCCGAGCCGCCGAGCCCGGACGCCGCCGCCGAGCGACGCGAGCCGACCCCCACCGACGCCGATCGGAACCGGATCGCCGCGCTCGAGGCCCTGCAGGAAACGACGCACGAACTGCTCCGCGCCGAGTCAGCCGCCGAGATCGCGGCGATCGTCACGGCCGCAACCGAACACGTCGTCGACGACCCGCTCGCAGCGCTCTATCTCCGGACTGACGACGACGGTCACATTGCGACCGGCGACCGAACCGCGTCGGAGAGGCTCGAGCCCGTCGGAACGACCCCCCGTCTCGAGGCGGTCGCCGACGACGTTCGGCGCGTCGGCCCCGGAGACGGACTCCTCTGGCGGGCGTACACGGCCGCGGAACCGACCGTCGTCGCCGACATCACGCCCGATCACACGCCCCACCCGATCGCCGACGCGACCGGCACCGTCGCGTTGCAGCCGCTCGGGGAGCACGGCCTACTGGCGGTCGGCTCCGGGCCGGAGACCGACCTCGACGCCGTCGCCGTCCACCTTCTCGGCGTGCTGGCCGCGACGGCGGAAGCGGCGCTCGACCGGGCCGTCCGCGAGCGCGAACTCGAGCGCACCGAGGCTATCGTCGAGACGGTCGGCGACGGCGTCTACTCGCTGGACTCGGCGGGCCGGTTCGTCACGGTCAACGACGCGATGACCGAGGTGACGGGCTACGAGCGCGTCGACCTCGTCGGCGCGCACATCTCGACGATCCTCACCGACGAGAGCGCCGAACGCCGCCGCAAGCGGATCCGCGCGCTCTCCTCCGCCGGTCGAGTCGATAACCACGAACGGGACGGGGAAGCGATCGCAGCCTACGAGGTCACCCTCGAGACGCGCGACGGTCGGCGGGTTCCCTGCGAGATCAACGCGGCGCTGACCGGTCCCGACGGCGACCTCGAGGGCACCGTCGGAATCGTCCGGGACATCAGCGATCGCAAGCGGATGCAACACGAACTGGTCGCTCACGAGGCGAAGATCGCGAACCTCCACGAGGTCGCGTCCCGGCTGGACGACTGCGAGACGCGCGAGGAGATCTACGCGCTCACCCTCGAGGCGGCGGAGGAGGTGCTGCACTTCGACGCCTGCGTCGTCGACGTCGCGGAGGGCGAGTCCCTCGTCAAGAAGGCGATCTCGTCGGAGATCGACGAGGAGTACGCTCGGACGATGTCGATCGACGAGGGAATCGCCGGGAAGACCTACCAAACGGGACAAACCTATCGGATCGCGGACGTTGCGGCCAGCGAGGACGCCGCGCCCGAGAGCGACGAATTCCGGTCGGCGCTTTCCGTGCCGATCGGGGAGACGGGCGTCTTTCAGGCGGTTTCGACGGACCCGGACGCGTTCGACGCCGAGGACGCGGAGCTCGCGGAACTGCTGCTCTCCCACGTCGCCGACGCGCTCGATCGGTTCGACTTCGAAGCGGAGATCCGCGCGGAGCGCGACCGGTTCGCCGCGCTCTTCGAGAACGTCCCCGACGCGGCCGTCATCGCACACCACACCGAGTCCGGGGAACCGATCGTCGAGGCCGTCAACCCCGCGTTCGAGCATCTCTTCGGCTACGAGGCGGACAATCTGGTCGGCGAACCGCTCGACGAACGCATCGTTCCGCCCGACCGAAGCGCCGCGGCGATGGCGATCAACAGGCGGAGCAACCGGGGTTCCGTCGTCGAAACCGAGGGCAAACGCAGGACCGCGGACGGCCTGCGGGATTTCATGATCCGCGTCGTGCCGGTGACGACCGACGCGTCGGCGGGCGGAGACGACGAGGGGGACAACGACGAGGCGTCGGTCGAACGAACCGTCGGACTCTACACCGACATCACCGACCGCAAGCGGCAACAGCAGCAACTCGAGATCCTCAATCGCGTGTTACGCCACGACCTGCGCAACGGGATGAACATCATCGACGGCTGCGCCGAAGAACTCGCCGACCGACTCGCGGATGACGGGACCGAAGCGGCCGAGTACGCGACGATCATCCGGGAGCGCGCCGACGACCTCCTCGGCCTCGCCGAGAAGACCCGCGCGGTCGAGCGCACCCTCGAGCGCGACGAGGCGATACACAAACCGGTCGACCTCGTCTCGGTGTTGCAGCAGGTGACCGACCGGCTCGAGTGTACGTACGCTTCGAACGAGGGAAAGCCCGCCGCCCTCACCGTCGAACTGGCCGACTCGGTCCCAGAGCAGTGTTTCGTTCGCGGGACCGACTACCTCGAGACGGCGATCTTTCAGGTGCTCGAGAACGCGGTCGAACACAACGACAGCGCGGCGCCGACGATCGAGATTCGGCTGTCAGATGCGTCGGCGGGCGACGGATCGGGCGGCGAAAACGGGGGTCCCGACGAGATGGTCACGCTTTCGATCGCCGACGACGGCCCCGGTATCCCCGACGAAGAGCGTGCGCTCCTCCAGGAGGATCGAGAGATCACGCAGTTGCGCCACGCGAGCGGCCTCGGACTCTGGCTGGTCAACTGGGTCGTCTCGCAGTCGGGCGGCCAGCTCGCGTTCCGCGCGAATCAGCCTCGTGGAACGGTCGTCGACATTCGGCTGCCTCGAGTTGATTCCGAATCGGCGCGAGTCGGTACCGACGAATCGGCGAGCGGTGACTGA
- a CDS encoding HVO_0649 family zinc finger protein, whose amino-acid sequence MSTYRSPFERLREKFDKSELQCRQCGYLDEDGGWQVTTSGNRINYRFVCPTCGAIETKEMRLGSRRD is encoded by the coding sequence ATGAGCACCTACCGTTCACCGTTCGAGCGGCTCCGCGAGAAGTTCGACAAATCGGAACTGCAGTGCCGGCAATGTGGCTACCTCGACGAGGATGGCGGCTGGCAGGTGACCACGTCCGGGAATCGGATCAACTACCGGTTCGTCTGTCCGACCTGCGGCGCGATCGAGACGAAGGAGATGCGACTCGGATCGAGACGCGACTAA
- the purS gene encoding phosphoribosylformylglycinamidine synthase subunit PurS: MTAYTATVTVRLKRGVLDPEAETTKQALERLGFELEDLRSADRFEVDLEAESADAARERADEMAERLLANPTIHDYDVEVAER, encoded by the coding sequence ATGACCGCCTACACCGCGACGGTGACCGTCCGACTCAAACGCGGCGTGTTAGATCCCGAGGCCGAGACGACGAAACAGGCCCTCGAGCGCTTGGGCTTCGAACTCGAGGACCTGCGCTCGGCCGACCGCTTCGAGGTCGACCTCGAGGCCGAATCGGCCGACGCCGCCCGCGAGCGCGCCGACGAGATGGCCGAGCGGCTGCTGGCGAACCCGACCATCCACGACTACGACGTGGAGGTCGCCGAGCGATAG
- a CDS encoding DUF7556 family protein: MAPDARSVEAESADSREVVAAIDESDDESRLVIADITRDGVWLSTAETDAASLEEWR, encoded by the coding sequence ATGGCACCCGACGCACGGTCGGTCGAGGCGGAATCGGCCGACAGCCGCGAGGTAGTGGCGGCAATCGACGAGAGCGACGACGAGTCGCGCCTCGTTATCGCCGATATCACGCGCGACGGCGTCTGGCTCTCGACGGCCGAGACCGACGCCGCCTCGCTCGAGGAGTGGCGGTAA
- a CDS encoding SHOCT domain-containing protein has translation MATNRSRLQITMPAAAVIIALIAAFVALAVLESSVAILVVIFGFIFGGELLDRLAPLLEESDEEPADETDSTPEDALERLRTRYADGDLSDAEFERRLETLVETETIADVERYLAQQRETERAGDRDVADAGDRELERSSG, from the coding sequence ATGGCTACCAACCGGTCGAGGCTGCAAATTACGATGCCGGCGGCCGCCGTCATCATCGCGCTCATCGCCGCGTTCGTCGCGCTCGCGGTGCTCGAGTCTTCGGTCGCGATCCTCGTCGTAATCTTCGGGTTCATCTTCGGCGGCGAGTTGCTCGACAGGCTCGCCCCGCTCCTCGAAGAGTCGGACGAGGAACCGGCCGACGAGACCGACTCGACGCCCGAAGACGCGCTCGAACGGCTGCGAACGCGGTACGCAGACGGCGACCTCTCCGACGCGGAGTTCGAACGGCGACTCGAGACGCTGGTGGAAACGGAAACGATCGCCGACGTCGAGCGGTACCTCGCACAGCAACGCGAGACCGAGCGGGCAGGCGATCGTGACGTCGCCGACGCTGGGGATCGCGAACTCGAGCGATCGTCGGGATAA
- a CDS encoding DUF2267 domain-containing protein, whose protein sequence is MQEDEFYGLVQQAGHLESTDRTQAATEAVLETLGETMTGGEAGDVAEQLPTELASVIEDADHDGAGYDREEFVERVGEHLRGADLESDDAEQYADAVTDALAVALTGGELENLKSQLDSGLHPLFEGVTIDQEDV, encoded by the coding sequence ATGCAGGAAGACGAATTCTACGGCCTCGTCCAGCAGGCAGGGCACCTCGAGTCGACGGATCGCACGCAGGCGGCGACCGAAGCGGTCCTCGAGACGCTCGGCGAGACGATGACCGGCGGCGAAGCCGGGGACGTCGCCGAGCAACTCCCGACCGAATTGGCGAGTGTCATCGAGGACGCCGACCACGACGGCGCCGGCTACGACCGCGAGGAGTTCGTCGAGCGCGTCGGCGAGCACCTCCGCGGTGCAGACCTCGAGTCCGACGACGCCGAGCAGTACGCCGATGCGGTGACCGACGCGCTCGCGGTCGCGCTCACGGGCGGAGAACTCGAGAACCTGAAGTCGCAACTCGACAGCGGCCTCCACCCCCTGTTCGAAGGCGTGACGATCGATCAGGAGGACGTCTGA
- a CDS encoding DUF7576 family protein has product MADSTDEDSPECRVCGTPVAQSTDQRVVTTVEDGTAVYHYFCSDDCLETWEADA; this is encoded by the coding sequence ATGGCTGATTCGACGGACGAGGATTCACCCGAGTGCCGAGTCTGTGGCACGCCAGTCGCACAGTCGACCGACCAGCGAGTCGTCACGACCGTCGAGGACGGCACCGCCGTCTACCACTACTTCTGTAGCGACGACTGTCTCGAGACGTGGGAGGCCGACGCGTAG
- a CDS encoding HalOD1 output domain-containing protein, whose amino-acid sequence MTATRPTYGGSRIDYETETAVVSHDWTGDDSLAETIIATIADLSGSDPAALDRLYDRIDPDSLETIFAPANGSATRDSGRVSFRLDVYEITVHASGAVVVTRST is encoded by the coding sequence ATGACAGCAACACGACCGACGTACGGCGGCTCGCGGATCGACTACGAAACGGAGACGGCGGTCGTCTCCCACGACTGGACCGGCGACGACTCGCTCGCCGAAACGATCATCGCAACGATCGCGGATCTCTCGGGGTCGGATCCGGCGGCGCTCGACCGGCTCTACGACCGCATCGACCCCGACAGCCTCGAGACGATCTTCGCGCCGGCGAACGGCTCGGCCACCCGGGACAGCGGACGGGTATCCTTCCGGTTGGACGTGTACGAGATCACGGTCCACGCGTCCGGCGCCGTCGTCGTCACCCGGTCGACGTAG